A stretch of Vigna angularis cultivar LongXiaoDou No.4 chromosome 4, ASM1680809v1, whole genome shotgun sequence DNA encodes these proteins:
- the LOC108329849 gene encoding cytochrome P450 714A1 codes for MEEVFVALKLVSVAVVGVLSWVLYGYGRVWYESQRVRKRILKQGIKGPPPSFLHGNLPDILKIQAQAASQAKASASTSNHSDQLVAHDDTATLFPYFEHWRKEYGLLYTYSTGLKQHLYVNQPDLIKELNHCITLVLGKPGYLTNKLAPMLGNGVLRANGNSWAQQRKLVAAEFFMDKVKGMVDSMIESTQPLLLKWEQIIESQGGATAEIKVDKDLIGLSADVISRVSFGHSYYSKGKEVFSKLRRIQKALTKDTGFLFGISFREKLNFWSNKKNEIANLEKEIESLIWELVEERKKECSEASSSSQKDLMQLLLEAATSDQSLGKDFSKSFIVDNCKNIYFAGHETTYVAASWCLMLLGLHTDWQTRIRAEVAEHCPNGIPNADSLPQLKTLGMVIQETLRLYPPASFVSREAYEDIQIGHLNVPKGAFLWTLIPTLHRDPEVWGPDANEFKPERFSEGVSKACKFPSSYAPFGLGTRLCLGKNFALVELKVVLALIISRFSFTLSPNYRHSPKYIMIVEPEHGIDLIMQKI; via the exons ATGGAGGAGGTTTTTGTTGCATTGAAACTGGTTTCAGTTGCTGTTGTGGGGGTTCTAAGCTGGGTACTCTATGGGTATGGTCGTGTGTGGTATGAGTCTCAGAGGGTGAGAAAAAGGATACTAAAGCAAGGAATAAAAGGGCCTCCACCTTCTTTTCTGCATGGAAATCTGCCTGATATTCTGAAAATTCAAGCTCAGGCTGCTAGCCAGGCCAAAGCTTCTGCTTCAACCTCCAACCATTCTGATCAGCTTGTGGCTCATGACGACACTGCAACCCTCTTTCCTTATTTTGAGCACTGGAGGAAAGAATATG GTTTACTGTATACTTACTCCACAGGGCTGAAGCAGCACCTGTATGTGAATCAACCGGATCTAATAAAGGAATTGAATCATTGCATCACTTTGGTTCTGGGTAAGCCTGGTTACTTAACAAACAAACTTGCACCTATGCTTGGCAATGGCGTTTTGAGAGCCAATGGTAACAGTTGGGCACAGCAGAGGAAACTTGTTGCAGCTGAATTCTTCATGGACAAAGTTAAG GGTATGGTGGACTCAATGATAGAGTCAACGCAGCCATTACTACTGAAATGGGAGCAAATTATTGAGAGCCAAGGAGGGGCCACAGCTGAAATTAAAGTGGATAAAGATCTCATAGGTTTATCAGCTGATGTTATTTCAAGGGTTTCATTTGGCCATTCTTATTATTCTAAGGGAAAGGAAGTCTTCTCCAAGCTTAGAAGAATACAGAAGGCCCTGACCAAGGATACTGGCTTCCTTTTTGGCATCAGTTTTCG TGAGAAActgaatttctggtcaaataagaaaaatgagatAGCGAATTTGGAGAAAGAGATAGAGTCACTGATATGGGAGTTAGTGGAGGAACGCAAGAAAGAATGCTCAGAGGCATCCTCCTCATCACAGAAGGATTTGATGCAGTTACTGTTGGAAGCAGCCACGAGTGATCAGAGTCTGGGGAAGGACTTTTCCAAAAGCTTCATTGTGGATAACTGCAAAAACATTTACTTTGCTGGCCATGAAACCACTTATGTAGCAGCCTCCTGGTGTTTGATGCTTCTTGGTTTGCACACAGATTGGCAGACTCGTATAAGGGCTGAGGTAGCTGAACATTGCCCAAATGGTATACCAAATGCAGATTCTCTCCCTCAGTTGAAAACG CTGGGTATGGTGATTCAAGAAACGCTACGTTTATACCCACCAGCATCCTTTGTGTCAAGGGAGGCATATGAAGATATCCAAATTGGACACCTGAATGTTCCTAAGGGTGCTTTTCTGTGGACTCTGATCCCAACCCTACACAGAGATCCTGAAGTCTGGGGACCAGATGCTAATGAGTTTAAACCAGAAAGGTTCAGTGAGGGAGTGTCCAAGGCTTGCAAGTTTCCAAGTTCTTATGCGCCATTTGGGTTGGGTACTCGCTTGTGCTTAGGAAAGAACTTTGCACTGGTTGAATTGAAGGTTGTGCTAGCCCTTATCATCTCCAGGTTTAGCTTCACTCTGTCTCCTAATTATAGGCACTCtccaaaatatataatgattGTGGAACCAGAACATGGTATTGATCTTATCATGCAGAAGATCTGA